Sequence from the Osmerus eperlanus chromosome 23, fOsmEpe2.1, whole genome shotgun sequence genome:
GACAGAAAGCCATAACATTTCATTAAATTAAATAATCATCATAAGATATTTGGAGGAGGGAAGAAATTCAAATACCACATTCAGTATTGTGTATATGGATACTTGCACATTTTCTGAGATTTAAATCACATAAGTTTTTTGCATGAACATGATGATTTATGATGGGAAATTTGATACATTAagaagcttcttttttttttttactgtacctTGTTTGTTTCTGAACTGATGTGTGTCTGGGTTTCTTTGAGACGAGAGATAGAGCTGTTACTAAGACCGCCTACCACAGCCATCAGTGTGTTAAAGTTCTGCTGCTGAAGAAGTTTCtgtgaggagaaagaaagaaaaagtgagagacaaaaagacagcaacagagagacagattaaTGAGAGCTAGCATgagtgagagacatgaaacaagGGTATAGCCAATGTGTGGGAGTGTTAGTCGGTGCCAAGGAAAATTTGGAAAAGTAGGACAGATAGTTTGAAAAggagacagaagaagagaagagttAGAGATTATGCAAATGGTGTAGAAGAGTCTTTGTATGCAAGGAAATAACCTAAATTTGAACACCCAATGTTAGTAGTTGCACTACTATGCATTAAGTCAACATAAAAAAGGCAACATACATTTATCATACAACATATTCAATGTGTCATAGGTGATGAGTTGAATGCATTTCTCACTGTTTTCATGATATTCACACACAGCATTACTTCTTATTCAGAGATTGCAAACATAAATTTACTGATATGTGATAATGCTAAAAACCACTGTAGGTATTTACCTTGACTCTGCAAAGGTTGCCCAAACAGTCAAACCAAGGTCATAAAGACACATGCTTACATACacaacaacaaacccaaataaacacaaccaaatacttTATCCATGATAGTGTATTGACTAAGGTTAACAATTCCCATGTTACTATCCTTCTAATAGAACAGCATGCTAGTGTGCATCTAAGTTTTTGTGACACTTTGTGAATGGAGCTCTGCTGGAGGCAAAGCATTGCCCTTCAGCTCACATGGCATTTCACTGAAAATCAATCAGGTCGCAGCTGTTTGGGGGAACACTGCCTGGGGGCATCATTTGGTTAAGATCAAATACCCATTTTAATCAATGCTCAAAGCTTCTGTGACATACTGTAGGCAAAGTAGACTGCTTGCCTGGCATCATGCAACTGAACGGTGGTCTAATGAACGCTGACTACTAGTGCCAGGTATCAAGTGAGTAGTTGTCAGAGTGGTTGTCTGTCAATAACTGATTATTTCCACTGCTCATGGTCAGTAAGCTACACTAGTGACTGGcacaaaacaaaatcaacactAAGTGAAATTACTTATTAGGAAGCCACTGATACCATCAGTTGAGAAGTTTAGATGTATGTTTTAGTACACCGCTAATGGTGATAGATGAAGCAACATAAAAACTGGCTAAATGTAAAGAGAATGAGAATTATGAAGGCaggaattatttaaaaaacgtCTACAAAATCTAAGGGATGATGGAGGTATGTCAGTGGTGAAATTCTGAAGCAAGGACGAGCAGAGGGGGAAagcaggaagaaggagagaggtaggtgGCTATTCCCTGGAACCTTgggaacataaaaaaaaattataaacatATTTGGGAAAGGGAAAATATCATCTTAGTGTATCAACATCAAGTAGAAAGTAgaagtgtactgtagtgtaacaGAAGTGGGATTAAAAACCACCAAACAGCTGTGCTTTTTGGGCTCTGGTGTTTgagtggaggaggtgagagccTGCTGTGGCCTATGTGAATAAATCATGAAGAGTTTGTttaggagataaagagaggtgtCAGGGAGGTTTTCCTCTCAAACAAATACCAAAATAGACACGGTTTAGAAAGAATAGAACACAACAGGGATGCGACCAATAATGGGGGTCGTGAGATGGTGGGGTGAGATGGTGACAACCAAATGCAGATCAGTTGAGAAAATGCAATACCCTGCAACCTATTGGTTACACCATTGCTAAACGTATAGAGACTTAATTACCTCTCCACTGTAGGTAGAGACTAGTATTGCCTGGAATGTTTGGCAGCTAAGCAAGACTACTAACCCCCTGGCAATCCTCAGAGTCTTTCTGGCATCGACACAGTTAAGGctcaaatgtaaaatgttacaaaaaacatatatataaacAAGACTTGACAGACAGTATTAACCTGGGCCACCCGGATGAAGTGCGAGATGACGGCAGCTCTTTGTGGAGCAGTGGGCTTGGTGAGGACCATAAGTTGAATCCACTGTGACACACTGTTGAAGAGGGTGATGAAGCGCTCCAGGATGGGGTTATCCACAGTGCAGCCGTGCATCACAAAGCTGTGGTAGTCCTGGAACTAGTGGGAGGACATGTAGCGGCCAAGTTGATATACAAACACTCAAATACATACTAGATGGTTTTATGTTGACACAGCATTTTATTCAAATCCAGATGTAAAGtcagcaaacagacacacagatcctACTGACTAGAATCTTGCAGAAAGATTTGTACTCCAGGTAGGTGAGGTGTTCAGCCAATTCTGATGAGTCTAGGTGGTCAAAAAGCAGAGACATCTTCCTCTTCTTGGACATGGAGGGCACACGCTGGGTCACCTGACGCTTCCACTTGTATGATGGCCTAACAAACAAAGCCAAGTAACATTGCTAAAGATTTCCCAAGTGGACATTTGTACTCACTCATTTGAACTCATTTTGACAGCATTAGCAGAGCTCTAAGACCACTGCCACAATAGCAGATAATATAACATACTGCTCTGTAGAAGAGATATTATGAAACAGTCTCATGACAACttatttttaatttattttataaaaCAGAGAACTTTGGGTCATAGATGGATTCGGCCACTGTCAAGCAAGGTATTGCCCTGTGCCTGAGAACTGAGCATGTGAGACAAGCTGGCGATgtccactctctcacacacaaaccaaaaaacatacaagtacacaaattcaccctttttcttcctctcactcctctcacaAAAACAGACACTTACTCACAAAAACAGACACTTACACACTGTCAATGTCTATGAGCTGACTTTGGCGCTCATTCCCCTCAGTGGTCAAGAGGTCCTTCAGGTCTTTGATCTGGTCTGCCAGCGCTGGGTTCAGATTGAACTCTGCTGGGAACTCTGAAATCCAGTACCTAGGGACACAAAGACAGGcaaaaggaggaaagagagagttggGGTATCAACAGTAACCACATGGGAGAAGGGGGAAAAGAGAAGGGTCAAGacaaaagaggaacagagagtgaaagaaagataaAAGATAAGATACAACACAGACCTGATACACCTGTTGCAACACAGTCAAACTGAGCCAAATAGTAATGTCTTACTTGACAAGATGGCATATTTTTGTTCTGAGCTCAGCAGTGCAGTTCTCCTCCTGTGACCTAAGTGAAATGTTAAGGTAAACCTGGGGCGCGACAAGCTATGTCTATCTGACTACCTATTCAGGATAGATAACATGTAGGTCAATTATTTATCCGGATATGGCAGGAATTAGGTTTACTTGCTCAGGTTGATCAAGTATCAATCAGATTGTGCACATTTAATAACCTTGAATTTAAAAGTTATAATTTTCGAATGTTCCTTCCACAGATCATGTCATTGGATACATCCTCAAATGTTTTTACATCCcaagtacagagcctatgcaggtcacgtgaaaaatgatccaaagactctaCGCATGAAACACACTGGCAATTTATCAATCCGAAGGAATTACGCCAAGAACGTACTTgcgttcttgagaagaacgttcttgccaaGCATCCATGCAAGAACGGTCTAGCAAGACCACGAGGACAGAGAACGATTTGAGATGTCTGTGTTCTTGGCTATTATCTTGCAaagacttctgggaaatcagatgcGTTCTCGCTGGCCAAGTCACCAATTgatgcatcctcgataaaagAGCGGACCAAGAACACTTCCGGGTATTTGGGGCGTTATTGGTGACTTGGTGACCATTGAAACCaggactctcgtacatttcatttgtacagagagtctgggcttgcttcattgacaagcgttaacttccttgaaggcgggtactctgttgaagtttaaaactattggatctgcccagagccactctggatctgccataaccaatcgctggcatttgccttagccaactccttcacgactaacggagctagctggaaaatcaaacgagccccgtggggatcaaagattgttcttgctccggctttaacttctggatattcggcagcgttgccacaacagaccgaatggcttcgcttgcatctttctccgctgccattacggaactacaacacaaactagcgcacgacatcatcctcatcgttctcagccactccctctgttcgctgattggacaggtagaaaattaaccggagacattacgtacctcatgcccagacctagtacagaagcaaaatctaaattgagcggaagtacgtaggagggcagagccaggctagcggAAATCCTTCACATGGTGAAAATGTGACTTTCTGGGTAtcatacatatttggaaactacaaactctcctgaatacaaatctgtttaaatcactcagataactttatcacaactgaagttagcctacatcattttaaagttgacctgtgtcaaaaatgaTAAAGGAGAAAActgcattcaaagattccacttTCCTGTTTTTCATTCTTACAAATTTTTGGAAAATCCTCGGGTGtagtactccccccccccccttaatagAAACCTGTTGAATGTTTAAATTTGGTCTGGGAGGTCCTAATTGTTTTGTCGACAATTTATCGTGATTCGTTTGCAGACTAAAAGGAACTTCTTTCAAAGAGACAATCGAGCTTGTTCTGCACTGAACGCTAGCCATCTTGACAGTAGTATGTGAATTGATTGCTACCCGCTATTTTCTTAGTTACGTATGACGAAAGCGCGTAAGTGCAAGCCCTCCTGGAACCCATAGAGATTGTATTGAAAGCTCTGTTAtttggaaaaaaaatattttacatgaGAGTCTACGAGAGACTTCTGAGACGATTTTCAACCTGACTGAAATCGCCCCAAAAGGGCCGGGACCATTTGAAGCACGActttagcctgattggacatTTTGTGGCAGATCAAAGGTCTAGATTAGAACACTGATAACGACTGTTGCCGTGATAGAAGTGGttagaaaaaaaaatccctccTTTTCCCGTTTGGCAGTGCGTCGCCCATATCGCCCTAATGAACACACCGCCCCTGCTTAAATGACAGAAACCATCTTTGGAGAAAAATTATTTGACGTgcactttgatttttttgtttggCTCATCCTCAGCCAACCTTCAAGGGGTCATAGAAagatttttggggtatttcacactgttccttaaggtttcCGAATAGGgtattggttgggctgaaaatggcccggggtGCTGTTCTGTGCGCCCTaatgcaccctgtgaaatagccctagaaTGAAACGAGaagttttctcccttttatggtatgctcatgaatatatagatgagctgccaataaactaaatcatcacacttttttacctatgctagatacaggcagtgCCAGTcgtagcacatttggcgccctagaAAAGGTTTGACTACTACCaggttgtctctgtctctgtctttggtgaaatggttcgagcaaatgaataattgaatgtcaaacttcacagggatcttctcatagacaaacatcagccatgcccgtcgagtgtttggttccttgggaagactatgaaaagtgtcagcattccctgtacagcctgcaaCATTGCATTTACGAccatggtccattttcaatatccttgaaaaacttcctaactttcttctttgtaattcccgtggaggtacacagagcagcgcgcagctaaactagtgtctgagatcaagacttgtgacgtcacaaatgtgGCTTTTTGTAAACCGACCGGTTTACAGCCGCAGTTTCAAATTGTTTCaaatttgcataggaaagaggtgtcaatggactttgaccAAGCGTCAATTTGTAGcgcagaatcagaatttggttttattcgccatgtaggtttacacaaacatggaatttactgtggccggaaggtgcaaacaataaacatatacggatcttcaaGCAAAAAGTAGAAAAGTACAGTAGTCTAACTAATCCTAAGAACTAACAATCTAAAAAATTTAACTATTTAAATAtaaattataaaatataaataggGCTGGGAAAGTTAAAGCGTTAATCTTAGCAATTAATCTGAAATTATTAATGCATAGTAGTAATTTAACAGGTAGCTTGAATTTCCTGCTGGGCATTTCTGCCTGACGCACCTGCTCCAGTGCCCGTGGATCAAGCTGCACGGTCGTCAGCCAAGAACCACCATTCACCGACGTTTCGCTCCTTTAATCCTGGAACTTCTCCTGGTGGCGGAGCAGTGGCAGGGACctctccctgtcaccccctgCAGCTGGTATCTGGGTTAGATGTTCTTTCCCcagccctttcccctcctccttagACACAGACAAAATCTGCccttctccgcctcctcctcgagTTCTTTCGTTGCTTTCTTTAGCTTTCCTCCTGTCACGCCTGCTTCCTCAGTAGGTGTGTGGTTGACTGCCCCACAAAGCCTCGACATCCAACCTCCACTGGGTAGATGGTGGTCTTCCAGCCAGCCTCCCTGCACTCAGCAGCCAGTTCCGAGTACTTGGTCTTCTTTCGTAAGAAAAAATAATTTTGCGCTATTAACGCAAGACCATATTTGCGTCTATGGAACCCGAAAATGCTCAAACTATTATTTGCAACAGGAAACGTTTATTCCTCTTTTTGGGAGAGATTTCAACTTCTATTAATCGTGACTCGGATAAACCTCATAGGCTGCGTCCTGCGATAGCCTTCTGCATCTGTCCTGTGCTGTAACAGCCTGGCTAgcgatctagctagctaaccttcacACTCAGTGTGAACAATAGAACTTAGAAAACCAACGTCCAACACGACACATATCAAACACGAGTTTAACAATAGAAACTTAAACAATGCTTCCGTCAACAAAATTAACCCCCCAACTCAGTCCCCTTCTGTCCTACCGCAATCCATGCTGAAAACCAAGAGCGCAGTTGCGACCCTACATGAACACCGGTGTGAATACAACATAAAAACGAAATTTCCCATTAATGAATCATTTGAACCCATCCACCACAGAGGACCTCAATCGGATCAGTACAGAGGCGCCCTCCCTGGAAATGTTTGATGCCTCTAAATGTGCTGAAAACTGTCTGTCAACTGACTGTCTGCTACGCTACAAAGCTTGGCCAAGCCAGTCAGtttgaattttttttacaatgaatacaaaaaagtaATAAATGAATATGTAATTAATAAATAAGTAACCAATCCTGGTTCCGGTCAATTTTGTCATTCATTCAATAGTCTAATAATGATGTAATGTTTAAAGTTTTTTTAAACAGAAACTGACTGTGCCCCAAAATTTTTGTCTGTGACCCGGAAAGTTTTTCACTTGGGGGCACATCTGCTCCAGCAAAAAAAAGTTAGCGTAGAGCCCTATCCAGTATTTTTGATAACCTTCAGGGTTTAAACTTCAAATATTGAACGTGCACTTAAACACTTTGTTGTTTATAAAGTTGCTGCATATATTTGATGGGAATGACTATTCTGTAGTTCCCAAGAGAGACACAGTTCAGGAGATGTCATAAAATTTTCTATTGTAAATATACTTGTGTTAATTGATTTAATTCAGGGTTTTACATGATGATAACGAGCTTGGGGAAAATGCGATTAATCACAGCATATTGTGCGATTATTATATGTATATTTTTTAGCGATTCCCAGCCctaatataaaaataagaatatgaATGGGTAATAGTGCAAATATGGTGGCTTGTGTGTAGTGCAACAGGTGTCGGATGGACTAATAATGGGTAATAGTTAAATGTCAGtgcgagtccttggccttgttggagAGGCCAGTAgtggatggaaagaaactgttcttgtggcgtgaggttttggtcctgatggaccgcagccttctgccggaggggagtagctggaacagggagggtccagggtgggaggagtcggcgacaatcttcctcgctcgcctcagggtcctcgaggtgtgcaggtcctcgagggtaggcagattgcagccaatcaccttctcagcagcccagatgatacgctgcagtctgctcttgaaCTTGGCAGTGGAAGCAGAGTGCCAGATGGTGAAGGAGgatgtgaggatggactcaatgatggctgtgtagaagtgcaccatcattgtctttggcaggttgaatttcttcagctgccgtaggaagtacatcctctgttgtgttttcttggtgagggagctgattttcagttcccacttgaggtcctgggagaggatagtgcccaggaagcggaaggactccacagtgttgactggggagtagcacagggtgatgggggtgagtggggctgtattcttcctgaagtccacaaccatctccactgtcttaagagcattgagctcgaatgtttgtggctgcaccaggtcaccaggttgtcagctttcCACCTGTAATCTGACTTGACCCGTCACaaatgagcccaatgagggtggtgtcaagGCGACGGGTCTGCAGTCATTGattcctgttggccttggctttttgggcacagggatgatggtggaggacttgagataGGCTTGTACATGGTATGTCTCCaaggaggtgttgaagatggTGGTGAAAACCgcagacagctggtcagcgcagtgcttgagggtggctggagagacaaagtccggcccagctgctttgcaggggttctgcctcttgaaaagtctgttatcttctctcttctgaatggagagagttgtctctttggtggtggtggggggggggggggggctcttggGTGGGGAGTTGcagttcaggacagtccaattgtctttcaaatcacaCCGTTAACGGTGTGGGGGGCtttgggcttgtagttggtaatctgcctgagccctctccagacagaagcagagtcgttagcagagaattggtgttttagtctcacTGAGTACAGCCATTTAGCCTCTCTAACCAatctatccccactcctaaacgcttgCTCCTTCACCATCCTCAAACTCCTGAGCTTTgcagagaaccagggcttgtcgttgttgaagttccACTGTTTTGATCTCCTCACAGTAGGTTTACACAGCTTtagtttctgcctgtatgcaggaatcaggtggaccatggcatggtcagtgacccagtgctgctcgaggAACGGCTTGGTAGGCTCTACCGACTGtggtgtagcagtgatccagagtgttcccttctctggtggggcatttgatgaattgtctgtatttggggagtttgtggctgagattacctttgttaaagtgGCCGAGTACGATAACCAAAGAATCCGGATTTGCTCGCTCCACACGCAAAATCTGGTCGAcgagcatgcgttgggcctctttaacctgCGGACCCGGCCGCAAGTACACTCCTACCAGAATGAGCGACGCAAACTCATGAGGCGAGTAGAAAGGTTTACAGTTTatgaaaaatgattccagatccatggaacaatgttgcagaatcactgtcaaatgtacacaccagctagcctggctctgccctcctacatacttcctctcaattttatttttgcttctgtacataggtctggccatgagttacataagtcagatttttcaggttgattttctaccggcgaatcagtgaacagagggagtggctgagaacgatgacgttgatgttgtgcgctagtttgtgttgtagttccgtaatggcggcggagaaagatgcgagcaaagccattcggtccgttgtggcaacgctgccgaatatccaacagctaaagccggagcaagaacaagttttgctgagttttgttggtggccatgatgttgtggccctcctccccacagggttcgggaaaagtttgattttccagctaggtcagccagctctgttacagtagtggtgaaggaattggctaaggcgaacgctagtgattggttatacatttagtcatttagcagacgcttttatccagaacgacttacagtaagtacaggggcattcccccgaggcaagtagggtgaagtgccttgcccaaggacacaacgtcatttgtcacggccaggaatcgaaccggcaaccttctgattactagcccgattcccaaaccactcagccatctgacaatcTTCACATCCTTTGGTAGTTGATAGCAGCATGGTCAGACACTACGCACAAATGGGGTGGCTCGCAAGTAAATTGTAGGGTAGGCTACCCCTCCCTCATATTTATTTCCATCTCATTTGAAAATTCTAAATAGATGGTTCATCATCTTCTAATTAAAAGACAAAGATTGTTCTGACTATGAAGGATACTTCAACAAGAGTTTCTTTGCCATTTCGGTGGAGGGAAGGTACCATGGGTGCATCATTAGGAACATGCGCACCAAGGAAGGTTCTTTCAGAGTGCCCTTCTCATCTGGAAGAAGTAAAACACATCACACCATTTTAAAACAAGGCAAACAATCAGTTTCAAAGGACTATCACTTTGTGATTTCAGGCAGTCTACAATCAATAGATGGGCATACCACTGGAAATATACACCTCAAAATTATAGAACATAGTTAGAACATTTAAGTGTTACAGTACAAGGCAGAGTAGCAGACCAACCAAATGCTTGGATGCATGCATCAACAAGTTCATCCACCGTGGCTGACTGGTCTAAAGAACTgtgctccatctttttctttcctttcctcttaGTTTTGGTCTTCTTTTCCTCTTCCTATCTCTCAGCCACTCCTGAAAACAAAATCAAGAAGAACACATTGAAacacttgttttttttgtaatgtCTTAAGAGTTTGTGAAATTGATGGAAATGAAAGCTTATTTGAATAATGTAGATTTAAGTTTTAGTATCTGGTCCTGGAAGATCAGAGGGCGACACTTTATATTAAGGTTGCATTAACTACCATGCAAGTTCATAGCAATACCTAAAATAACAACACAGTTGGTACATAGGAATTGCTATTAAATCAAATGGTTGTTagctgtatttgtttttacaaaagtgtaagaatgCACAGATTTGGGGAGGGGTGTAAAGGGTCATGATTGTAGTAAAAGGGCAGTTAATACAGATTTTCCAGTAGAAAGTCCAACCTCCTCCATAAAGTAATAAAGTCTAACTACCTAGCAGTTAGTTTCTATTTAACTACAAGGTTGTAACTAGGTATTATTATGTAGTTACGTGGCAGTAAGTGTTGCAGATCAGTGTCTAATGAATTGACCATCATCCTTTGGAAGGAACTAAAAGAAATTGATTGACGTTGAGTAAGTATCCCTAACCAACTTGCACAATCTAGCTAATGAAGTGTGCATTAATAGCATTTTACTACACAGTAGATTTTAACTTTTTCGACAGATGCTGAACTGTGTACAAACCTCAGCCTTAATTAATTGTTCTTTAACAATCCTTATTATCATGACCACGTCTGGTAAGTCTAAAAATTACATGTATGTTTCAATGCACAGGCGCAAACATTACTGTGGGAATATCATTCGTCCAAGATGGAAAGCCACAAAAGACAGCCAGCTGATCTCAGTGTCAAGCCTCTTTTCACCAGGAAAACCACAATTTATCACTTCCTTAAATAGCACTGCAGTCATTACATATAATGTACATTGTTGCTGTATTGTTTTCCAGTGCAAAAGGACATGCATAGTACAGGACATGTCAATCTTCTAACATTGTAGCGTAGTAAAAAGCCTTATCGTGGTTTCCTTAGTAAGCTATTTAAGTCCCAGCAGGGAGCCATGGCAACACATCTTCACTCCCTCAACATACGCAAAAGCTTgcatcaacacagacacacaaacacacacacccttctttcCATATAAGGACAGCCTGACCAAATATACAGCAAAGCTACGACTCACTGAAAGCCTTGGGAAGACCATAAGAAA
This genomic interval carries:
- the LOC134009858 gene encoding RAS guanyl-releasing protein 2 isoform X3, which translates into the protein MEHSSLDQSATVDELVDACIQAFDEKGTLKEPSLVRMFLMMHPWYLPSTEMAKKLLLKSQEENCTAELRTKICHLVKYWISEFPAEFNLNPALADQIKDLKDLLTTEGNERQSQLIDIDSVPSYKWKRQVTQRVPSMSKKRKMSLLFDHLDSSELAEHLTYLEYKSFCKILFQDYHSFVMHGCTVDNPILERFITLFNSVSQWIQLMVLTKPTAPQRAAVISHFIRVAQKLLQQQNFNTLMAVVGGLSNSSISRLKETQTHISSETNKVFNSLIELVTSCGNYSQYRKRFSECTGFRFPILGVHLKDLIAVHVALADWVDPEKTRVNLVKTQQLYAILQDLALVQTMPPNTDANTDLLNLLTVSLDQYHTEEEIYQLSLQREPRSSKPAQNSSPATAPTPKPSMIDEWAASVKPKADPAVINKHIEKMVDSVFKNFDTDGDGHISREEFEIIRNNFPYLSKFGELDKNQDGKISREEMIDYFMKASSLLNCKMGFIHTFNETTYVKPTFCEHCAGFVLPS